GAACAGAAAGAAAAATATGCTGATCAGCGCAGCGGCAGCAGTGATGTCCGGCATGCTCGTGTACGGCGTGTATACGGTGCAGCTGCGACAAATCCGGTTTCAGGAGACGCTGCCGGTCGTTGTGCCGAAGCGGTTTGTCGACGCGGGTGAACGGCTGACGGCCGATGTGCTGACCGTGAAACAAATTTCGAAAGCGTCGTACGAGCCGGATATGGTGCTCGATCCGGAGGAAGCGGCCGGGCAGGAGGCGGTCGTGCCGCTCGGTTCCGGAGAACCGCTGCTCGACTGGAAAATAGACAAGTACCGGCTGCTGCCTGACCGTTCGCAATCGACGTTCCAGATTCCGCGGGAATACGTCAAATCGATTTCGAACGGCATTCGCGCCGGAGACAAAGTCTTATTGTACGTGACCGGACAGTCTACGGCATCTGCTCGCTTGTTCGACGAACCGGTCACGGTCGCTTCGGTCAAATCGTCCGCAAATATCGAAATCGACGATCCGGCGAATCCGAATTTATTGTCGCTTGCGGAAGGCGACAAGGAGAAGATGTACGCGTCGCGGCGGGATGCCAACGGCATGATCGATTTCGTCAATTTGAACCTGACGGAAGCGCAGTGGCTGAAGCTGGACAATTTATGCCGGGATGGAAAAATTCAGCTGGTCGTCGCCTTTTCTCCCGAGTCGATGGATGTCGGGGACACCGCCTCCGGGGAAGGTGCCGGGCCTTGACCGCTTCATCGCCGCTCGTCACGTTTATCGGCACGACGCCGAATATCGGCACGACGATCGCCGCGCTTGCGGCGGCGTACCGGATTTCCGAAGAGAGCGAAGCGTCCGTCGGCTTCCTGTGCCTGAATTTGAAAAGCTCGAAAACGCACCGCTACCTGGGCATCGACCGGCCGGAGACGACGGTGGACTCGCTTCGGCCCGAGCTGCGGACCGGCACGCTGCTGCCGGACAAGCTTTTTCGCTCGATGCACCCGGCGG
This genomic window from Paenibacillus humicola contains:
- a CDS encoding SAF domain-containing protein, which produces MNRKKNMLISAAAAVMSGMLVYGVYTVQLRQIRFQETLPVVVPKRFVDAGERLTADVLTVKQISKASYEPDMVLDPEEAAGQEAVVPLGSGEPLLDWKIDKYRLLPDRSQSTFQIPREYVKSISNGIRAGDKVLLYVTGQSTASARLFDEPVTVASVKSSANIEIDDPANPNLLSLAEGDKEKMYASRRDANGMIDFVNLNLTEAQWLKLDNLCRDGKIQLVVAFSPESMDVGDTASGEGAGP